In Corvus cornix cornix isolate S_Up_H32 chromosome 22, ASM73873v5, whole genome shotgun sequence, the DNA window ACCCATCTGCTTGGGGTCCAGGAGGTGCCGGAGCTCGGCGCTCGCTGCCGGGGGCTGAGGTTGGTGGCGCGGAACCAGCCCGGGCTTGCAGCGGGGCTGAGGCCAAAGGAAACAGGGGTTTGGACGAGCTCAGCGTCTTCACGCGTCAGGGCACGGCCCTGGCCAAGCAGATGGTGGTTAGGAGAAGGATTTCCCCTGGATTGGGAGCCCCTGCGTGGGCGCAAACCCTGAGCCCGGgtccagagcacagggctggagcagctcagctgccgGGCAGGGGCAAGGATCCATCCAGGGAGCAGGATGGGCACCCATGGGAGCAGGACCATGGGATTCGGAGCTGGTGCagccgtgccgtgccgtgctgTGCCATCACATGCCAGGCGCTGAGCTCTCCCAGTTTCCAGGCTCACGTTCCCCACCTGGGCAGGATGCCCGAAGTTCCTGTATCAGGGATGATCCCCACATGCCTCACATTTTGTGGGACCCCTGCTCTGTTACTCCTGGCCGAGGAACACCGGGATGTCCACACCACCCCCCAGAGAGCCGGGAATCACCGGGTTCCCCCCTCCAGGTGCTGTTCCTACGTGGGCCGCCGAGGAGGGGGACCCCAGGCCATCTCCATCGGCAAGAACTGCGACAAATTCGGCATCGTGGTGCACGAGCTGGGCCACGTCATCGGGTTCTGGCACGAGCACACGCGCCCCGACCGGGATGACCACGTCTCCATCATCCGGGAGAACATCCAGCCAGGTGGGGATGagcctccctcctcctcctcctcctcctcctcctccttcttctcctcatcctcctcctcctcttcatccctGCCATGGTGTGCTGCCAAAATTGGGGTCCcccctggcagtgtccccaTCCTGTCCTCCACAGGGCAGGAATACAACTTCCTGAAGATGGAGCCGGAGGAGGTGGAGTCGCTGGGGGAGACCTACGACTTCGACAGCATCATGCACTATGCCAGGAACACCTTCTCCAGGTACGGCCCGGAGTGTCTCCGTGGGTCCCCTCGCATCCTGGGGACGATGGCACGGTGCCCCCAGCCCTTGGGGGATGGTTACCAGCTGCGCACAGGGTTAATCCCCTCGGAAAAGGCTCCCGTTGGTGTGTAGGGTGGGACGAAACCCCTCAGCgtcccttcccagagcagggaaTTGCTGTCCCCGCAGTCACCTCCACTGGGGACACGTCCCCGCTGACTCACCGGCCCACAGGCTTTAATTAGCCGGGCTGGTTTTAATTAGCCAGGCTGCTTTTAGCATCCTTCCCCGGTGACAGCGGCAGGGAGAGGCCGCAGGGCCGGTGATTCCCACCCGGctcatcccttccctgccccaggggAATCTTCCTCGACACAATCCTGCCCAAATACGACGTGAACGGCGTCCGGCCGGCCATCGGCCAGAGGACACGGCTCAGCAAAGGGGACATCGCCCAGGCCCGCAAGCTCTACCGCTGCCCAGGTGAGCGTCACTGCCCTGAGGGGACGGAGAGGCCGGGGGGGAGCGCCCCTGGGCGTGTGGTTCCTGGAAAACACTCGGTTTCACCCCAAATCTTGGCAAAAGCAGCGTCATCCTGGATGGATTCCCTGTTTCCAGTGGTTTTGGGGTCCTTCCCACTGTGGGATTCCCTAAAGGGCACACGAGGTGCCTTTCTCTGTCCATGGCACTTCTGGGGGGGTTGTGAGCAGAATCTGCTGGTGTGAAGGTGTCCTCAGCTGCCCTCTCTTCCCATTCCTCCGAGAAAAGAGCATCCCCCCAGAGCGTTGTCCCAAAAAATCGTCTCTAGAGCATCTTCCAGGAGCAGCCCTCGGAAGAGCATCCTCCAAAAGCATCCCCCAAGAGCATCCCCCACAGAAATCCCCCAAAGAGCATCCCCCAAGAACTCCCCCCATAAAAATCCTCCAAGAGCATCCTCCAAAGAGCATCCTCTAAAGGGCATCTCCGAAAAAACATCTCcgaaaaaaatcctgcaaagaGCATCTCCCCCCAGACCATCCTCCAAAGAGCatcccccaaaaaaccctccaaaGAGCATCCCCCCAGAGCATTCCTACAAAAGAATCCTTCAAGAGAACAGCGTCCCCCCCAGAGAATCTTCCAAGATCACCCCCCCCAAAAGAGCATCCCTCTGGAAAAATCCCCCAAAGAGCACCCTCCGAGAGCAGAGCGTCCCCTGAGAGCATCCCCTGACCCCACAAGCACCTTTGGAGAGCGAAGCCTCCTCAGAGAGCGTCCCCCAAGAGCATCCTCCATCCACCCCTGCACCCAGAGGGGTTTGGATGAGGTGGGACGGGACATCCTGGTCCCGTCAGACCCCACAATTCcccctggggctggagcagagcgCGAGCAGCTCACTGTTGTCACCTTGAAGGGCTCTGGGACTGTGACCGTGACGGTGGCATTGTCCCGAGCACAAGCGGGGGTGGCTGGCACGAGTCCCCCGACAGCAGCCACGTGCtccggggctgtgctggcaaCATCTGCAAAGAGTTTGGCTCCCGCACGCTCCCGCTTAATTCCAGCGACTAATTAGCAGCCTGGAAGAGGGACGCCTTTGTGAGGGGCCCCACGGCCGTGCCACCTTCAGGGGAGCAGGAAAAGTGATTAGTTTGGAgcaaggaaaattttaaaaaattaaaaaaaaaaggagaaacccgccccccccccccccccccaaaaaaaaaagcctctctgGGTCACaactttccctttcttttgtttccactGTGAagcaaagaggggaaaaaaggcagcgAGCCCAGCTTTCAAGCGGCCCTTTTCGCACCGTTTCACCTTTCATCTCGTGCCCCCCTCCCCCATGagagggagggtggggagggggggcggCCGCCTTGGCCCCCCGACAGCCGCGGCGGAGCTCCGTGTGCCGCGGCCACGGCGTCATGTGGCTTCCAGATGGCAGCGCTGGGCCAGCTCCAGCCGCGGCTGCGGAAACCTGCCCGGAGCGCGGGCGGCGAGCCGGGCCCCGCGGCGTGGCACGGCACGGGGGGGCCGGCAGCGCTCCTGCCGCCCGGCCGGGTGAGGGGCACGGGCGTTGGAGAGGTGCCACGGAGCCGGGAGCCGTTCCAGGGAGGGTTGGGGATGGCGATGATGcggtttttttgggtttcttttggtgctcagggctgggaattTGGGGTGGGAAAAGGGCACTGGGGATGGGGGTGAAGGCAGTGGTGCTCTTCTCGCTGCTGGGGGTTTCTCTGCGGGGTCTGAACCGCGCTTTTCTCCCTTGGCAGCCTGTGGGGAGACACTCCAGGACAGCCAGGGCAACTTCTCCTCCCCGGAATTCCCCAACGGATACTCTGCCCACATGCACTGCGTCTGGAGGATCTCCGTCACCCCCGGAGAGAAGGTACTGACTGCTGCGGTGGCGGCTCCCACCTCgtcccagccctcctccccATATTCCCACCCTTGTTTTGGGGTGTCGCAGCACCCCGCTGTGGGGTGGGATGCTCCAGGTTCCAGCGGGTTCCCACCAGCTCCCGGCAGATGGGGTGCGGGGGGAGCTCACCCCACgctcttcctgctccttcccaacCTTAGATCATCCTGAATTTCACCACCCTGGACCTGTACCGAAGCCGGCTGTGCTGGTACGACTACGTGGAGGTGAGAGACGGGTTCTGGAGAAAGGCCACGCTGCGAGGTAACAACCCGGGGCCTCCTGCCCGCTCCTCCTGCCCGCTGGGAACGCTCCGGggccggcagcggggccgggggatTCCCTCtacccctctccctgcctgcctgaaGTTCCAAagccctggggaggggggaactGCCCCCTAGAGGGGTTATCGGGGTGAATGGAGCCCCCAGTTTGGCCCACACCAGTGAAACCAGTCTGGATGATCCAGCTGGCTGGCACATCTCTCCCCAGGGAGATCCCAGTGTCCCGGTCCCACCCCGAGGAGCTGGATGTTCCCCAGGGAGATTCCAGGATCCCAGTCCCATCCCCATGAGCTGGATgttccccaaatcccagctggctctggaATCACCAGTTTGAGTGACACAGCCAGAAAAGCcggaggggagcagggggacaAGTGAGGGGAGAAGCAGCCTTTGGCTTTAGGCTGGAAAGGGGCATCGGGAGACCAGGAGGAAGGGGatggtgaggaagaggaggtggtgaagaggaagagaaggaggctgtgaggaagaggaggtggtgaggaggaagaggaggtggcggtgaggaagagaaggtggtgatgaagaagaggaggctgtgaggaagaggaggtggcggtgaggaagaggagggttCCAGCACGGCAGCCCAGCACGCCTTCATCCCCAGGCAGGTTCTGCGGGAACAAGCTGCCCGAGCCCATCATCTCCACCGACAGCCGCCTCTGGGTGGAGTTTCGGAGCAGCAGCAACTGGGTGGGCAAAGGTTTCTTCGCCGTCTACGAAGGTAGGGGGAGCAGCGGGGTCCAGGGGTCGGCGTGGGGCCCGGGggggctcaggctgctgctcctcccttcCAGCCATCTGCGGGGGGACGTGAAGAAGGACAACGGGCACATCCAGTCCCCCAACTACCCCGATGACTATCGGCCCAGCAAGGTGTGCGTCTGGAAAATCACCGTGTCTGAGGGCTACCACGTGGGATTGACCTTCCAGTCCTTCGAGGTGGGTCAGCGTCGTCCCCCCCCGAGGCTGGGGAGGGGTCGCCTCCTCATGCCAGTGCTCCCTCGGGATGGGCTTGAGGCTGCATCTCTCGGCACCgcctccctgcctcagtttccccacgCAGCgggggcagggagggtttgggggtgctggggccAAACCACCCCCGTTCTACCACTCCCCACCAGATCGAGCGCCACGACAGCTGCGCCTACGACTACCTGGAGATCCGGGATGGGAGCAGCGACTCGAGCAGCCTCATCGGCCGCTACTGCGGCTACGACAAACCCGACGACATCAAGAGCACCTCCAACAAGCTCTGGATGAAATTCGTCTCCGACGGCTCCATCAACAAGGCTGGGTTCGCCGTCAACTTCTTCAAAGGTTTGGGGGTGCTCCGGGGGGTGCCGGGGGGTGGTCGCAGCCCCCTGCCCACTCaccccccctgccctgcccagagATGGACGAGTGCTCCCGCCCCAACAACGGCGGCTGCGAGCAGCGCTGCGTCAACACCCTGGGCAGCTACAAGTGTGCCTGTGACCCTGGCTACGAGCTGGCATCCGACAAGCGCCGCTGCGAGGGTGAGTGCCCCCCTGAGACCCCCCAAAACTGCCCCGTGCCTGCCCCTTGCAGCGTCCCCAACCCGGTGGAGGTGACGGGCGCTGGGTGGTCCCGCCCTGCAGCCGCCTGCGGAGGTTTCCTCACCAAGCTCAACGGCTCCATCACCAGCCCGGGGTGGCCCAAGGAGTATCCCCCCAACAAGAACTGCATCTGGCAGCTGGTAGCCCCCACCCAGTACCGCATCTCCCTCCAGTTCGACTTCTTCGAGACCGAGGGCAACGATGTGAGTGGTGGGAGCAGCCCCTCTCTGTGCCGCGTGCCGTCCCCGAAGCTGCTGGTGGCCCCTGGGGTGGCACTGCCACGTCCCCAGCCCCGTGTCACCCCCCCAGGTGTGCAAATACGACTTTGTGGAGGTCCGCAGCGGGCTCACGGCCGACTCCAAGCTGCACGGGAAGTTCTGCGGTGCTGAGAAGCCCGACGTCATCACCTCCCAGTACAACAACATGAGGATCGAGTTCAAGTCCGACAACACTGTCTCCAAAAAGGGCTTCAAAGCCCATTTCTTCTCAGGTAGAGCTGCCCGGCCCCAGCGCGGGCATCCACTGCCCTCCCTCACCTGGCCGAACCCAAACCGCTGCTAACGCTCCCCTCGCCCACGCCGGGGGTGCAGCCCCCGGTCCCAAAACCCTCCAGCCATGGGCAGCCCGGCTGGCAGCACATTTTGGGAGGTTTCCTCCTCTTTTGGGGGATAATTGGCTCCTACTTCAGAGGTGCTCTCGGGAGGTCCCCAGATGACCACGGGGGTGCTGGGGtccagctggggatggggatgtgCTCAGCCCCGGGTGCTGCACCCCTCGGGTGGCGTTACCAGGGTGGGGGGACGGTGACACCccgctctgctgctgctgctgctccccgcTCTGCTGCACGGCACCGGCTCCCTCCGCTTCCCGGGCAGGGCGCTCCGCATCCCGGGATCAGCATCCGGCCTCATCTCAGCTCCCCGGAGCGATCACCCCTCCCAAAAACCATTACCTGCCTCCCCCTGTCTGCCCCACGGTCCGCTCTCCTCTCCCGGGCCACCCCGCCGGGAGACGGCGTCACCTTCGGATGGGTCTTGTGGGTAGGGACGGGGACACGGAGCGAGGTGCTGgatgcagccagggctggaccctgggctgggggctgccacGGGACCCTCGTGCAAGGGACGGTCCCCCTGGGTGTGGCACAGTGCCCTGGACACCATCCCAGCCGTGAGCGACCGGCAGCGCCTCCCGGACCCCACCGTGAGCCTCCCGCTGCGTTTTGGCTCCATCGAGGTCATTTTCGAGGCCACCCGGCTGCGGGAGCAGCGGGACCGGCATCCCCCGGAGCCCCCGGGGATTTCCCGGAGCGGCAGAGCCCCGCGGGCCGGGGGTCGAGTgtctttgctttatttgtttaattaaaaccaaGGCGAGTAGGGCGGCCCAGGGGGCCCAGCCGTCGGGAGCCGGCACCCTCCACAAAGTGATTCCTCGGGGAAGCCCGGCGGCCGAGCGGGACCACGGGGCAGCCGGGTGAGTCTCCTCCCGAAGCACTTCgggctccttccctctccccttttccctcctttccctcatCCCGCTGGGATGTGCGGTGACGTAGAGCATCAAACCCTCTCCTCCGCCTTTCCCTGCTCAGGTCTCGGGCTTTCCCGGCGGCAGGACCACCCTGGAGGACTTGGCCACAGCGGGGTCCCTCCTCTGGTCCCCCCGGGGTTGCTTCCTGGGCAAAACCTCTCCCGTGCGGCCCCTTTTTGGCCGCGGAGGGTCCCCGTGCTCCGGACGAGTCCCGTCCCTCGGTGCCGCGGGCAGCCTGGCCGTCTGGGCGCCCGTTTTTCCCCGGTGAAGACGTGaccccttcctcctcctcctccttctcctcctcttcctcctcctcgcGGGCCGGGGCTCCGTCGGCTCGCGCGTAAGGATGCGCATTCCGCCCGGGAATCCGCCGCGGTGTCGGCATCCAGGTACGTCCCCCCGGCTCTCCGCCGAGCCCCGCCCGGCGCTGGGGGGTCCGCAGCGGGGGGAGAGGCGctgccgggggctgcggggcggtGACCAGCCCGGAGCCGTCGGATGCCCGCGGGGGAGAACGGTGAGCGCACGGCGATGCCGGGTGGCGGCGAGCAAGCTGGTTGGAATAAAGGATTGCTAAAGACACCGACCCGGTGGGCTTCTTTCCGCTGCCAACTCTCTCCTGCTCTTGTCTCGCCCGCCCAGGCTCCCTCCGTCCCGCCAGCTCCCCCCACCCcggtgctggagctgctctgagcccaGAAGCCCCTTCCCATCCCCAAACGGGCCTTTCCGCCTCgcttcctcctccttcacaCCGAGGAGACGTCAGGTTACAGCCTCCGCTTGAGAGGCGGCCGCAGGGGCCgggggggctggggcaggaccCCCCCTCGCCGCTGGCTTCCAGGAGGGATCCCGGCTCCTCTCCGGCATCGCTGTGAGCTCGGAGCGGGACGCTGGGGGGGCTGGTGCCCGCTTGCTGCTGGCttccccccgccgccgcccacTCCCCAAAACATCGCCCCGTGGGCAGGGGGAGCGAGGTGGGGAGCGATGGGACGTGGAGGGGTCTTTGAGGGGCTCAGGGGGGGGCTGGCGAGCCCCGACGCCGGCGGTAGGGAGCTCGGGCAGGTGGTGGGAGGTAAGTACGGCCAGCTCGGGGTGATCCCAAACCCCTCCACTGCAATTCCCAGAGCGGACACTGCCAGGAACCCACCCAAAGCCCATCCTCATCCTCCCGGAGCCAGCCTCGtgcctcatcctcctcctcctcctcctcctcttcctccccgCAGAGCCGCTCGCCGCCGGCCGCAGAGGGGCTCCCGGGGGTCCCCTCGCTGCTGCTTCCCCGGCTGCCGCTCCGCatgcccccgccgcccccgcccccgccccgccccccgcccccccatCGCTCccccccttctctccctctctctttgcagagaagaagcagcagctgcagcccccgaAATCTCGCCTGCCCGGCCCGAAGTTACGCGTGCAGAAGCGGCCGCGGGGCCCCTCCTGAGCCTCTCCatcctctccatctttctcagGAACGCCGCGGCCCCGGAGCCGTGCGGGAGCACGGTGGGACCGAGCCGAGCCGTGCTGCCGGCCCCGGCAGCCTTTTGCTTGACAGAACTGGTTGTTGaccttatttttaatttttttaaattttttttaaatttttttttttttttttttttttttgttctaagcACCCCTTCCCCCCCTTGGTTTTGTCATTGACCAGCTgaccttgtttttttccccccctcccaaTTTTTACCGTGTCTGTGACATTTCCTATCGATGAGTAAAGAGGGACTCCCGCGTCCTGGTCTTTCTTGTGCATCTTTGGTTGTCACTGTGtgtttttctgcctctccccgtccatcccagcagcaggtAATGGTGGCACCCATGGGTGAGCCCACGGGAGAGGAGGAGCCGTCCCGTCCCCCCGCGGGGGCCGGATCTGGAAGCgggatgctggagctgcttgCTGCTGGCCGGGGGCGCTTGCTTGGCTGGAGGGCAGCGGCTCGGGGCTGGGGTCCGGGGGGGGCCGTCTTGGGATGGAATGCGCCATTCCAGGCTTTCCCAGCCCGCTCAGCGatccctctgctctctcccagaCAAGGATGAGTGCTCCAAGAACAACGGGGGCTGCCAGCACGAGTGCCTCAACTCCTTCGGCAGCTACGAGTGCCAGTGCCGCAGTGGCTTCGTGCTGCACGACAACAAGCACGACTGCAAGGAAGGTGGGTCCATCCTGCTCCCCATTCCCATGGGAACCCCATATCCACACATCCGTGACCCTCCTCGTTGTCCCGGCAGCTGGCTGTGACCACAAGGTGACGTCCGTCTCAGGGACCATCACCAGCCCCAACTGGCCTGATAAATACCCCAGTAAGAAGGAGTGCACCTGGGCCATCAGCACCACGCCGGGGCACCGCATCAAGCTGGTAGGGGTCGGGGGGTGGGTGGCACTGGGATCCCCTCCGCCGAGCCCTGGCCTCATCCATCACCTCCGCAGACCTTCTTGGAGCTGGATGTGGAGGCGCAGCAGGAATGTACCTACGACCACCTGGAGATCTTTGACGGGAAGGACGCCAAGGCCCCGGCACTCGGCCGCTTCTGCGGGGCCAAGGAGCCCGAGCCCATCGTCTCCTCGGGCAACAAGATGTTCCTCAAGTTTGTGTCAGACAACTCCATCCAGAAGAAGGGATTCGAGGCCACCCACACCACAGGTactgctgtggggctgggaaaTGGGGCCATGGGGTGCAGGGAGAGCATGGGTGCCCCTAAACCCCGGCTTCTCCGGCAGTGTGCGGGGGCCAGGTGCATGCTGAGGTGAAGACCAAGGACTTGTATTCCCACGCACAATTTGGGGACAACAACTACCCGGGGGGCTCGGACTGCGAATGGGTGATCATGGCCGAGGAGGGTTTCGGCGTGGAGCTCATCTTCCAGACCTTCGAGATCGAGGAGGAGGCCGACTGTGGATATGACTACATGGAGCTCTTCGACGGCTACGACGGGACGGCCCCGCGCCTCGGCCGCTTCTGCGGCTCCGGGGtgagctggggatggagggggatgtggggtggggtggggtggggggtgaGGAGTGAGGGTGCACAGTGATGGATGAGGCTGACTGCTGAGAAATGCCCGTGGGAATTTGCGGTGGTGCGATGATTTCCACCCTCCACATTGCAAATATTCCCGCCCACAATGCGCACGCACCCCGGGGATGCTCGTGGATCTGAGCACCCCCTCCCTCACCCCGACAGCCCCCCGAGGAGGTCTACTCGGCCGGAGACTCGGTGATGATCCGCTTCCACTCGGACGACACCATCAACAAGAAGGGTTTCCACCTTCGCTACACCAGCACCAAGTTCCAGGACACGCTGCACACGAGGAAATGAGGGCCGGGGGTcacggccccgccgcgggcaggggaggaggaggaggagaaggatgaggagaaagaggaggaggagggcagggaggacGGCGGGGAGCGCTGCCCCGCACAGACTGCACGGAGGAGGAGCACACAGCCAACCTCAGCACTCAAGACACGCTCGCACGGGGCCCCGGGGCTCGGGCGCCCACGGCACGGGGGCACAGGGGGGGTCCCCGCTGGCAGCCGCCCACCCCGGTGCTGGGGGGGCCGAGCGGGACCCGCTGCCCTCCCCTGCCCCGGCCAAAGCTCTGAATGTACAAACCAGTAACCGGGAAGAGCCCAACACACACAAGGTGCTGTCTCTCTCTTGTACCTATGAAATAAATACCCTTGTACTTGGAGCGGGGGCAGCCCCGGCCTCTTTGCTTCCAGCCCAGCAAAACAGCATCCAAAATGGGGCTGGACTGGGGGGGAAAAGCACCCAGGAGCCTGCACGGACCCCAGTCCTCAGGGAGGACCCCCATCCTTGGGGTTCTgatggagcagagccaggagttcCAACCAAGGGGCAGCCAGACCATCTCCCGGTGACAGTGGGTCCTGTGATGGGTGGTGGGCTCGGAGCCCTCTGCCCCCCAGGACTCTGCAGGTGGGTTCTGTCCCCACACCTTTATTTTGAGGTGTCTCTGAGCCAGAAGAGCACCCGCCGTGGGGTGGGTGGGTGCCACGTGCTGCGCCCACCGCGTGCTCCAGCGCGTCCCCGCGCCGGCGCTGGCAGATGGCGGGTGGGCTGTGACACGGCCCCCGCGCCCACCGCGTGCTCCCGCGTGCCTCGACCCCTCCTGCATCCCGTGCTCGCTGCTGGTGAGGCGGGGAGGCTCCGCTTGCCTGttggtgccagggctgggatgctCCGCATGGGCTGTGCCCGGACAGAACCGGGATGGGCACCGGGGTTTTTCATCCAGAGGGGTTTTCGGTCTCCATGATGAAAAGGGGGTGCCGAATTCGGGGAGCTTTTCAATGACAGGATGAGGAGCGATGGCCAGAAACAAAAACACgagttccacctcaacatgaggaagaactttccATGGAGGGTGTCGGAACACTGGGACAGCCCCAGGGAAGGGTGGAGTCTTCCTCTCCGGCgacattccaaacccacttGGATGTGCTCCTGTGTCACCTGAtgcaggtgaccctgcctgggcaggcGGGATGCACCCGGTGATCTCCAGAAAGGCCCTTCCAGCCTGAACTTTTCGGAGAGCTGGCGAGGGCAGGAGGGTGCTCGTAATTCTCTGCGCCACCTTGTCCCCTCCCAGTCccacccctccttcccctgagCTGGATCGGTGCGGGGGGCGGGGGATGCTGAGCCACTTCTTGGGGTCCCGTGGGGGACAGAGGCGCGTGACACGGCCGGTGGCGACCGCACAGAGTTTATTGAaacacctccagcacagcacagggatgctcGGGGACGGGGAGCCGGTTGTTGTACAGCGTGCAGGGGTACACAGAGACGGGGGGCGGGCACCCCGGGGGGGCCGCACGCAAGCGCCATGCTGCCGACGGCTCATGCGGGGGGCGGCGGGTTGGGGGGCACGGGGAGGGGGGGGTTCAGATCCGTTCCCCCTTTCCCCGGCTCCTCCGGCTGCCtccggggccgcggggccggggatTGGGGCGGTGCAggatggcagagcagagagggacaggacacGGGGGCACGCCCGGGGTCCCCCACACCGCAGGTCCCTGTCTGAGCACCCCCCGTCCCCGGGAACAGTTCAAAACCGGGGGGTGCTTCCAACATCTCCCTGAACCCCCTGGAGTAGCCGGGGAGCCCCAGTCCCGGTTGGCAGGGCCGGGGCTCCCTGGGAGCTGCGTGAACCTGGGGCGGGGGGACGCGGGGGACACCGGAGGGAAGGGGGTCCCGCAGCGGCTGagcggagcagggcagagcGCGGGGCTCATGCCAGCGAGGATGCTGCTGGTCGGCCAGTCCAGGAGATGAAGGCTTCCTCCCTCGGGGCACACAGCGGCGCGGGCTCTGCCTCCTTGCTGGGCGAGCGTCCCGCCGGCTCCTTCCTCGGAGCACCGCCCGGGTCCCCCGCGCCCACCCGTGCCCTCCACCCACCAGCGTCCGTGGGAGAAGCCCCCGCGGCGGGCGCCCGTccccctgcccggccctgcccgcgtCCCGCCCTTAACGCCCCACGCTGATGTTGCACGTCTTGCAGCTGGGGTCCTTTTTGGCGTTGGCGGTGGAGAGGCTCATGAGCTGGTGGCCGCTGATCTCCCCCAGCACGCCGAGGCTCAGGTCCACCGGCTCCGTGTAAATGACCTCCAGGATGCTGTCCTGGGCGTGGCGGTACACCAGCTCGCCCTCCTCCACGCAGCACGTCAGGAACTTGTTGGAGGAAATGTCCAGCTGGGGAAGGCGCTCCCGGCAGAAGAGATCCCCGGAGGAGCCCTTGGGCGCCAGGACCAGCACGACGTAGTGGTAGGCGGTGTACATGCAGTAGAAGTCCGCGAAGTAGAGGTTGGTGTTGGGGTTGAAGAGGCGCTGGGCCGGGATTTGGAAGCGGTACCGGCCGTAGGGCGAGTCCTGGGGGGGCTGCCCGGTGTTGAACTCGGTGTTGCAGCTGAAGAAGATGCCGTGCAGCATCCCGCTGGTGGGCGAGCCGTGGCTCCCGCTGTTGTCCTTCAGCGACGGCTTCATCACGTTCCCGCAGTGCATCCTGCcacgaggaggaggaggaggaggagggacacACAGACAAGAACAGGAAGGGTCAGGGAATGcgccctgggagaagggagcgtggggaatggggctgggggtACCTGACGTGCTGGAAATACTCCTTGTGCTGGTTGCGGTAGAAGACGGAGAAGCGAAGCATGCGGCCGGCGATCAGCTCCGctttctcctgcagctgggcCAGGTGCTCCTTGGCGTAGTCTGGGGACAGGCACGGGGACATCAGGGCGTCTCCATCCCCCTCCAGCAGCCCATCCCTGCCCGCAGCTCCCCGCACCTCCTGCCTCCCACTCAGCAGCTGCCGCTCCAACCGGCCCGGCTTGTGCCAGCTCCCGGCATCGCCCCCGTCCTCCTCCGGGCTCCCGGCTCCCAGCGTTTCCCCCATCGTCCCCGAATTGGCCCTATCCTCTCTCCCGGCTCGTGGCTCCCGACATCATCCCCGATCTCCCTCGTGGCTCCCAGCA includes these proteins:
- the BMP1 gene encoding LOW QUALITY PROTEIN: bone morphogenetic protein 1 (The sequence of the model RefSeq protein was modified relative to this genomic sequence to represent the inferred CDS: inserted 1 base in 1 codon) → MAGLRSCGLLLCLLLVRALRFPDYSYVLEEEEEDEEPLDYKDPCKAAAFLGDIALDEEDLQLFQVDRVVDLARHTVTRLPSNSSGSNATSPRLGHPRRSRGRQRARSRRAATSRPERVWPDGVIPYVISGNFSGSQRAIFRQAMRHWEKHTCVTFLERNDEDSYIVFTYRPCGCCSYVGRRGGGPQAISIGKNCDKFGIVVHELGHVIGFWHEHTRPDRDDHVSIIRENIQPGQEYNFLKMEPEEVESLGETYDFDSIMHYARNTFSRGIFLDTILPKYDVNGVRPAIGQRTRLSKGDIAQARKLYRCPACGETLQDSQGNFSSPEFPNGYSAHMHCVWRISVTPGEKIILNFTTLDLYRSRLCWYDYVEVRDGFWRKATLRGRFCGNKLPEPIISTDSRLWVEFRSSSNWVGKGFFAVYEAICGGXVKKDNGHIQSPNYPDDYRPSKVCVWKITVSEGYHVGLTFQSFEIERHDSCAYDYLEIRDGSSDSSSLIGRYCGYDKPDDIKSTSNKLWMKFVSDGSINKAGFAVNFFKEMDECSRPNNGGCEQRCVNTLGSYKCACDPGYELASDKRRCEAACGGFLTKLNGSITSPGWPKEYPPNKNCIWQLVAPTQYRISLQFDFFETEGNDVCKYDFVEVRSGLTADSKLHGKFCGAEKPDVITSQYNNMRIEFKSDNTVSKKGFKAHFFSDKDECSKNNGGCQHECLNSFGSYECQCRSGFVLHDNKHDCKEAGCDHKVTSVSGTITSPNWPDKYPSKKECTWAISTTPGHRIKLTFLELDVEAQQECTYDHLEIFDGKDAKAPALGRFCGAKEPEPIVSSGNKMFLKFVSDNSIQKKGFEATHTTVCGGQVHAEVKTKDLYSHAQFGDNNYPGGSDCEWVIMAEEGFGVELIFQTFEIEEEADCGYDYMELFDGYDGTAPRLGRFCGSGPPEEVYSAGDSVMIRFHSDDTINKKGFHLRYTSTKFQDTLHTRK
- the LOC120411162 gene encoding phytanoyl-CoA hydroxylase-interacting protein — translated: MELLSTPKNIEINNITCDSFRISWAMEKGDLERVTHYFIDLNKKENKNSNKFKHRDVPTKLVAKAVPLPMTVRGHWFLSPRTEYSVAVQTAVKQSDGEYLVSGWSETVEFCTGDYAKEHLAQLQEKAELIAGRMLRFSVFYRNQHKEYFQHVRMHCGNVMKPSLKDNSGSHGSPTSGMLHGIFFSCNTEFNTGQPPQDSPYGRYRFQIPAQRLFNPNTNLYFADFYCMYTAYHYVVLVLAPKGSSGDLFCRERLPQLDISSNKFLTCCVEEGELVYRHAQDSILEVIYTEPVDLSLGVLGEISGHQLMSLSTANAKKDPSCKTCNISVGR